A region from the Salvelinus fontinalis isolate EN_2023a chromosome 23, ASM2944872v1, whole genome shotgun sequence genome encodes:
- the LOC129820852 gene encoding SLIT and NTRK-like protein 5 isoform X1: MEHTLSYRTRNVHIYQLLRQHNSVSLAINTEIMHHWIVILLLVTTSVGIVEMFDNYGEICRRLCACEEKEGILTVGCESRGIVDLSEVSPVYFTTYHLLLTGNLLKRLSTNDFVEYNGLTILHLGNNDISTVESGAFNGLQGLKRLHLNNNKINALTEDLFIGLESLEYLQLDYNSIAHVERKAFSKLRRLEVLILNDNIISTLPTDIFQHVPLTHLDLRGNQLKLFPYSGLLENMDSIMELQLEENPWNCSCELIALKAWLESISYTALVGDVVCEFPFRLHGRDLDEVSKQELCPRRAIAEYEMRPRAHQTTDAYFRTTPASVTASFTSRSKPTKGPRQSGKLKSKPTSRIPSNKPQNYGQIVSYQTKSPMPLDCPTACTCNLQISDLGLNVNCQERKIEHISDLNPKPYHPKKMYLTGNFIPVVRRSDFVELIGLDLLHLGNNRIAHIHDRAFGDLTHLRRLYLNGNLIDRLTVDMFFGLESLQFLYLEYNVIREIVSDTFQHVPNIQLLFLNNNLLKTLPQGIFNGLTLARLNLRNNHLRSLPVSGVLGQLTSLVQVDLFENPWDCGCSVVKMKMWLEQLSSGTVVDNVICGSPKRLFGEDMRYIKTTHFCLNNSDILASMIPPSEESVPGSTITIETSLDYDTQINSVPLSVTILALLLMFIVSVFVAAGLFAAVKKRRQKTLNEQNNSMNACISSLNMEYGLYKKGSIPKVRTSAGHVYEYIPSPTEQTCRNTVYSPTVYRPMENKSVDGYRDFDQLNVAFLNNPSEEEVGSNAISSEYGVSTPLNKHSPLQDDVLDPDKPSPYSNTLPCRHTAHSSNQYNSDFNVRHQYTHPESIQQTILYCTAPSAVYVEPNISEYWELKAKLHSDPDYLEVLEKRTTFTQF; encoded by the exons ATGGAGCATACGTTGTCATACCGAACAAGGAACGTTCATATTTACCA ATTACTTCGGCAGCACAACAGTGTGAGTTTAGCCATCAACACAGAGATAATGCATCACTGGATTGTAATCCTATTGTTGGTGACTACATCAGTCGGCATCGTTGAGATGTTTGACAATTATGGAGAGATATGTCGAAGATTGTGTGCCtgtgaggagaaagaggggatacTGACTGTGGGCTGTGAAAGTAGAGGAATAGTCGATCTCTCTGAAGTTAGCCCTGTGTACTTCACAACGTATCATTTACTGCTCACAGGGAACCTTTTGAAGAGGCTCTCCACCAATGACTTTGTTGAATACAATGGGCTTACAATATTGCATCTGGGCAACAATGACATATCCACAGTTGAATCAGGAGCTTTTAATGGACTTCAGGGATTAAAAAGATTACATCTCAACAATAACAAAATTAATGCCTTGACGGAAGATCTTTTCATTGGCCTTGAAAGTCTGGAATATCTTCAGCTAGACTACAATTCCATCGCCCATGTCGAGCGAAAAGCCTTCAGCAAACTGCGTCGTCTGGAGGTCCTGATTTTAAACGACAACATCATTTCTACTCTTCCCACTGACATTTTCCAACACGTTCCTTTGACTCACCTTGACCTGAGGGGGAATCAACTGAAACTGTTCCCTTATTCGGGTCTTTTGGAGAACATGGACAGCATTATGGAATTACAACTAGAGGAGAACCCATGGAACTGCTCTTGTGAGTTGATTGCGCTGAAGGCCTGGCTCGAGAGCATATCCTACACCGCTTTAGTGGGTGATGTGGTCTGTGAGTTTCCATTCCGGCTTCATGGGAGAGATCTTGATGAAGTCTCTAAACAGGAACTGTGCCCCAGGAGAGCTATTGCAGAGTATGAGATGCGTCCCCGGGCACATCAGACCACTGATGCGTACTTTAGGACCACACCAGCCTCAGTCACAGCCTCGTTCACATCCCGGTCAAAGCCCACCAAGGGACCTCGCCAGTCAGGCAAGTTAAAGTCAAAACCCACATCTCGCATTCCCTCCAATAAACCGCAAAACTACGGTCAAATCGTTTCATATCAAACCAAATCCCCAATGCCTTTGGACTGTCCTACTGCCTGTACTTGCAATCTCCAAATTTCAGACCTCGGTCTGAACGTTAACTGCCAAGAGAGAAAGATTGAGCACATCTCTGACTTAAATCCCAAACCCTACCATCCCAAAAAGATGTATCTCACAGGGAATTTTATCCCCGTGGTGCGGAGATCAGATTTCGTTGAATTGATTGGATTAGATTTGCTTCACCTTGGCAACAATCGGATCGCTCACATCCATGACAGAGCCTTTGGGGATTTAACACACTTACGCAGGCTGTACTTGAATGGGAATTTGATAGACCGTCTCACAGTCGATATGTTCTTTGGATTAGAGAGTCTGCAGTTCCTATATTTAGAATACAATGTCATTAGAGAAATTGTTTCAGACACCTTTCAGCACGTCCCCAACATTCAGCTGCTCTTCCTGAATAATAACCTCCTGAAGACCTTACCCCAGGGAATCTTTAATGGGTTGACATTGGCCAGACTAAATCTTCGTAATAATCACCTGCGCAGTCTGCCTGTCAGTGGCGTGTTGGGTCAACTGACATCACTGGTGCAGGTAGACTTGTTCGAGAACCCCTGGGATTGCGGCTGCTCCGTCGTGAAGATGAAGATGTGGCTGGAACAGCTCAGCAGCGGCACGGTTGTGGACAACGTCATCTGTGGCTCCCCTAAGAGGCTGTTCGGGGAGGATATGCGATACATTAAGACAACTCATTTCTGCCTTAACAACTCTGATATCCTTGCGTCCATGATCCCACCTTCAGAAGAATCTGTTCCCGGCAGCACCATCACCATAGAAACATCATTAGATTACGACACACAGATCAACAGTGTTCCTCTGTCTGTTACGATCCTTGCCTTGCTCCTGATGTTCATCGTTTCGGTGTTTGTCGCTGCAGGACTGTTTGCGGCTGTGAAGAAGAGACGTCAAAAGACTCTAAATGAGCAGAATAACTCCATGAATGCGTGCATTAGTTCCCTGAACATGGAGTACGGGCTTTACAAAAAGGGATCTATTCCAAAAGTCAGGACGTCTGCAGGGCATGTGTATGAGTACATCCCCTCTCCCACTGAACAAACGTGCAGAAACACAGTCTATAGCCCCACGGTGTATAGGCCAATGGAGAACAAATCAGTGGATGGGTACAGAGACTTTGATCAGTTGAATGTGGCGTTTCTGAATAATCCCTCGGAAGAAGAGGTGGGTAGTAACGCAATAAGCTCTGAGTACGGCGTTAGTACTCCACTCAACAAACACTCCCCTTTACAAGACGATGTCCTAGACCCAGACAAGCCGTCACCCTACAGCAATACTTTACCATGCAGGCATACTGCCCATTCATCAAATCAGTATAACTCAGACTTTAATGTCAGACATCAATACACGCACCCAGAAAGCATACAGCAGACAATATTGTATTGCACAGCACCGAGTGCTGTTTATGTTGAACCGAACATAAGTGAGTACTGGGAACTGAAAGCCAAGCTTCATAGTGATCCCGACTACCTTGAAGTTCTTGAGAAACGTACAACGTTCACCCAGTTTTGA
- the LOC129820852 gene encoding SLIT and NTRK-like protein 5 isoform X2, with product MHHWIVILLLVTTSVGIVEMFDNYGEICRRLCACEEKEGILTVGCESRGIVDLSEVSPVYFTTYHLLLTGNLLKRLSTNDFVEYNGLTILHLGNNDISTVESGAFNGLQGLKRLHLNNNKINALTEDLFIGLESLEYLQLDYNSIAHVERKAFSKLRRLEVLILNDNIISTLPTDIFQHVPLTHLDLRGNQLKLFPYSGLLENMDSIMELQLEENPWNCSCELIALKAWLESISYTALVGDVVCEFPFRLHGRDLDEVSKQELCPRRAIAEYEMRPRAHQTTDAYFRTTPASVTASFTSRSKPTKGPRQSGKLKSKPTSRIPSNKPQNYGQIVSYQTKSPMPLDCPTACTCNLQISDLGLNVNCQERKIEHISDLNPKPYHPKKMYLTGNFIPVVRRSDFVELIGLDLLHLGNNRIAHIHDRAFGDLTHLRRLYLNGNLIDRLTVDMFFGLESLQFLYLEYNVIREIVSDTFQHVPNIQLLFLNNNLLKTLPQGIFNGLTLARLNLRNNHLRSLPVSGVLGQLTSLVQVDLFENPWDCGCSVVKMKMWLEQLSSGTVVDNVICGSPKRLFGEDMRYIKTTHFCLNNSDILASMIPPSEESVPGSTITIETSLDYDTQINSVPLSVTILALLLMFIVSVFVAAGLFAAVKKRRQKTLNEQNNSMNACISSLNMEYGLYKKGSIPKVRTSAGHVYEYIPSPTEQTCRNTVYSPTVYRPMENKSVDGYRDFDQLNVAFLNNPSEEEVGSNAISSEYGVSTPLNKHSPLQDDVLDPDKPSPYSNTLPCRHTAHSSNQYNSDFNVRHQYTHPESIQQTILYCTAPSAVYVEPNISEYWELKAKLHSDPDYLEVLEKRTTFTQF from the coding sequence ATGCATCACTGGATTGTAATCCTATTGTTGGTGACTACATCAGTCGGCATCGTTGAGATGTTTGACAATTATGGAGAGATATGTCGAAGATTGTGTGCCtgtgaggagaaagaggggatacTGACTGTGGGCTGTGAAAGTAGAGGAATAGTCGATCTCTCTGAAGTTAGCCCTGTGTACTTCACAACGTATCATTTACTGCTCACAGGGAACCTTTTGAAGAGGCTCTCCACCAATGACTTTGTTGAATACAATGGGCTTACAATATTGCATCTGGGCAACAATGACATATCCACAGTTGAATCAGGAGCTTTTAATGGACTTCAGGGATTAAAAAGATTACATCTCAACAATAACAAAATTAATGCCTTGACGGAAGATCTTTTCATTGGCCTTGAAAGTCTGGAATATCTTCAGCTAGACTACAATTCCATCGCCCATGTCGAGCGAAAAGCCTTCAGCAAACTGCGTCGTCTGGAGGTCCTGATTTTAAACGACAACATCATTTCTACTCTTCCCACTGACATTTTCCAACACGTTCCTTTGACTCACCTTGACCTGAGGGGGAATCAACTGAAACTGTTCCCTTATTCGGGTCTTTTGGAGAACATGGACAGCATTATGGAATTACAACTAGAGGAGAACCCATGGAACTGCTCTTGTGAGTTGATTGCGCTGAAGGCCTGGCTCGAGAGCATATCCTACACCGCTTTAGTGGGTGATGTGGTCTGTGAGTTTCCATTCCGGCTTCATGGGAGAGATCTTGATGAAGTCTCTAAACAGGAACTGTGCCCCAGGAGAGCTATTGCAGAGTATGAGATGCGTCCCCGGGCACATCAGACCACTGATGCGTACTTTAGGACCACACCAGCCTCAGTCACAGCCTCGTTCACATCCCGGTCAAAGCCCACCAAGGGACCTCGCCAGTCAGGCAAGTTAAAGTCAAAACCCACATCTCGCATTCCCTCCAATAAACCGCAAAACTACGGTCAAATCGTTTCATATCAAACCAAATCCCCAATGCCTTTGGACTGTCCTACTGCCTGTACTTGCAATCTCCAAATTTCAGACCTCGGTCTGAACGTTAACTGCCAAGAGAGAAAGATTGAGCACATCTCTGACTTAAATCCCAAACCCTACCATCCCAAAAAGATGTATCTCACAGGGAATTTTATCCCCGTGGTGCGGAGATCAGATTTCGTTGAATTGATTGGATTAGATTTGCTTCACCTTGGCAACAATCGGATCGCTCACATCCATGACAGAGCCTTTGGGGATTTAACACACTTACGCAGGCTGTACTTGAATGGGAATTTGATAGACCGTCTCACAGTCGATATGTTCTTTGGATTAGAGAGTCTGCAGTTCCTATATTTAGAATACAATGTCATTAGAGAAATTGTTTCAGACACCTTTCAGCACGTCCCCAACATTCAGCTGCTCTTCCTGAATAATAACCTCCTGAAGACCTTACCCCAGGGAATCTTTAATGGGTTGACATTGGCCAGACTAAATCTTCGTAATAATCACCTGCGCAGTCTGCCTGTCAGTGGCGTGTTGGGTCAACTGACATCACTGGTGCAGGTAGACTTGTTCGAGAACCCCTGGGATTGCGGCTGCTCCGTCGTGAAGATGAAGATGTGGCTGGAACAGCTCAGCAGCGGCACGGTTGTGGACAACGTCATCTGTGGCTCCCCTAAGAGGCTGTTCGGGGAGGATATGCGATACATTAAGACAACTCATTTCTGCCTTAACAACTCTGATATCCTTGCGTCCATGATCCCACCTTCAGAAGAATCTGTTCCCGGCAGCACCATCACCATAGAAACATCATTAGATTACGACACACAGATCAACAGTGTTCCTCTGTCTGTTACGATCCTTGCCTTGCTCCTGATGTTCATCGTTTCGGTGTTTGTCGCTGCAGGACTGTTTGCGGCTGTGAAGAAGAGACGTCAAAAGACTCTAAATGAGCAGAATAACTCCATGAATGCGTGCATTAGTTCCCTGAACATGGAGTACGGGCTTTACAAAAAGGGATCTATTCCAAAAGTCAGGACGTCTGCAGGGCATGTGTATGAGTACATCCCCTCTCCCACTGAACAAACGTGCAGAAACACAGTCTATAGCCCCACGGTGTATAGGCCAATGGAGAACAAATCAGTGGATGGGTACAGAGACTTTGATCAGTTGAATGTGGCGTTTCTGAATAATCCCTCGGAAGAAGAGGTGGGTAGTAACGCAATAAGCTCTGAGTACGGCGTTAGTACTCCACTCAACAAACACTCCCCTTTACAAGACGATGTCCTAGACCCAGACAAGCCGTCACCCTACAGCAATACTTTACCATGCAGGCATACTGCCCATTCATCAAATCAGTATAACTCAGACTTTAATGTCAGACATCAATACACGCACCCAGAAAGCATACAGCAGACAATATTGTATTGCACAGCACCGAGTGCTGTTTATGTTGAACCGAACATAAGTGAGTACTGGGAACTGAAAGCCAAGCTTCATAGTGATCCCGACTACCTTGAAGTTCTTGAGAAACGTACAACGTTCACCCAGTTTTGA